A genomic region of Miscanthus floridulus cultivar M001 chromosome 3, ASM1932011v1, whole genome shotgun sequence contains the following coding sequences:
- the LOC136546431 gene encoding protein mago nashi homolog isoform X1, with amino-acid sequence MSTRGGDDEFYLRYYVGHKGKFGHEFLEFEFRPDGKLRYANNSNYKNDTMIRKEVFVSRAVLREARRIIQESDIMKEDDRNWPEPNYIGRQELEIVMGNEHISFTTSKIGSLVDVEGSRDPEGLRIFYYLVQDLKCFVFSLISLHFKMHLERLVLPF; translated from the exons ATGTCGAcgcgcggcggcgacgacgagttCTACCTGCGGTATTACGTGGGGCACAAGGGCAAGTTCGGCCACGAGTTCCTCGAGTTCGAGTTCCGCCCCGATGGCAAGCTCCGCTACGCCAACAACTCCAATTACAAGAACGACACCATGATCCGCAAGGAGGTGTTCGTCTCCCGCGCCGTCCTCCGCGAGGCGAGGAGGATCATCCAGGAGTCCGAC ATTATGAAGGAGGATGACAGAAACTGGCCCGAGCCCAACTACATTGGCAGGCAGGAGCTCGAAATCGTTATGGGCAATGAGCACATCTCATTCACCACCTCCAAGATTGGATCCCTTGTCGATGTTGAGGGAAGCAGAGACCCAGAAGGCCTACGCATCTTCTACTACTTGGTCCAG GATCTAAAGTGCTTTGTGTTTTCGCTGATCAGTCTCCACTTCAAG ATGCACTTGGAGCGGTTGGTACTCCCTTTTTAG
- the LOC136546431 gene encoding protein mago nashi homolog 2-like isoform X2, producing the protein MSTRGGDDEFYLRYYVGHKGKFGHEFLEFEFRPDGKLRYANNSNYKNDTMIRKEVFVSRAVLREARRIIQESDIMKEDDRNWPEPNYIGRQELEIVMGNEHISFTTSKIGSLVDVEGSRDPEGLRIFYYLVQDLKCFVFSLISLHFKVKPIQS; encoded by the exons ATGTCGAcgcgcggcggcgacgacgagttCTACCTGCGGTATTACGTGGGGCACAAGGGCAAGTTCGGCCACGAGTTCCTCGAGTTCGAGTTCCGCCCCGATGGCAAGCTCCGCTACGCCAACAACTCCAATTACAAGAACGACACCATGATCCGCAAGGAGGTGTTCGTCTCCCGCGCCGTCCTCCGCGAGGCGAGGAGGATCATCCAGGAGTCCGAC ATTATGAAGGAGGATGACAGAAACTGGCCCGAGCCCAACTACATTGGCAGGCAGGAGCTCGAAATCGTTATGGGCAATGAGCACATCTCATTCACCACCTCCAAGATTGGATCCCTTGTCGATGTTGAGGGAAGCAGAGACCCAGAAGGCCTACGCATCTTCTACTACTTGGTCCAG GATCTAAAGTGCTTTGTGTTTTCGCTGATCAGTCTCCACTTCAAGGTCAAGCCTATTCAGTCATGA